The following are encoded together in the Vibrio splendidus genome:
- the pgl gene encoding 6-phosphogluconolactonase, producing the protein MINHKIFATPELVVENLANEMKTYSEQGKPVHISLSGGSTPKMLFKLLAQAPYAEGIQWNNLHFWWGDERCVAPDDAESNYGEANALLFTQVNLPAENIHRIRGEDEPKAEAERFAKEMADVIPTENGTPVFDWILLGVGADGHTASLFPGATDYQDENLSVLASHPESGQIRVSKTARVLEAAKRISYLVLGAGKVEIVKEIHTTPASELPYPAAKIQSKTGETEWFLDSNAASAIA; encoded by the coding sequence ATGATCAATCACAAGATCTTTGCAACGCCTGAACTGGTCGTTGAAAACCTAGCAAATGAAATGAAAACATACAGCGAGCAGGGTAAACCTGTTCACATTTCACTGTCGGGTGGCAGCACGCCAAAAATGCTTTTTAAGCTTTTAGCTCAAGCACCATACGCAGAAGGCATTCAATGGAATAACCTTCATTTCTGGTGGGGCGACGAACGTTGCGTGGCACCTGATGATGCTGAAAGCAACTACGGCGAAGCAAACGCACTGCTGTTTACTCAAGTCAATCTTCCTGCAGAGAACATCCACCGCATCCGTGGTGAAGATGAGCCTAAAGCAGAAGCAGAGCGTTTCGCAAAAGAGATGGCAGACGTGATTCCAACTGAAAACGGCACGCCTGTATTCGATTGGATCCTGCTAGGTGTTGGCGCAGACGGCCACACAGCTTCACTATTCCCGGGTGCAACTGACTACCAAGATGAGAACCTATCTGTATTAGCTTCTCACCCAGAGTCGGGCCAGATCCGTGTTTCTAAAACAGCGAGAGTTTTAGAAGCAGCAAAACGAATCAGCTACCTAGTACTGGGTGCAGGTAAAGTTGAGATCGTTAAAGAAATTCATACAACTCCTGCTTCAGAACTGCCTTACCCGGCAGCGAAAATCCAGTCTAAAACTGGCGAAACAGAGTGGTTCCTAGATTCAAATGCAGCAAGTGCTATCGCATAA
- the zwf gene encoding glucose-6-phosphate dehydrogenase, which yields MVIPENSSIVIFGASGDLTYRKLIPALYHLYASNQLPKSFAILGVSRTEYSDESYREKLKKSLQEMEKTEPETLNAFIEHLHYQAINTSDVDDYARLAQRLDKLEQDYQFENHNTLFYLATPPSLYGVIPANLAAHGLNDEKNGWRRLIIEKPFGYDLASAQALDEEIHHHFQEHQIYRIDHYLGKETVQNLLVLRFSNAMFEPLWNRNFIEYVEITGAEFLGVEERGGYYDGSGAVRDMFQNHLLQVLAMVGMEPPAQINADSIRDEVVKVLQCLKPLEEDDLRKDLVLGQYTASDVRGQHLPGYREEHGVADDSRTETYIGLKAHINNWRWNGVPFYVRTGKRLPTRVTEIVIHFKNTPHPVFGQDAPENKLIIRIQPDEGIQMSFGLKEPGAGFKAKEVKMNFSYSDLPETQMLTAYERLLLDALNGDATLFARTDAVEACWKYVQPILDLKQDPQALFGYACGTWGPQEADELLQRDGRAWRFPCKNLTDTDYCEL from the coding sequence ATGGTAATACCTGAAAACAGCAGCATCGTTATTTTTGGTGCATCGGGAGATCTAACTTACCGCAAGTTAATTCCTGCTTTGTACCACCTGTATGCTAGCAATCAACTACCAAAATCCTTTGCGATTCTTGGAGTGAGCCGTACTGAGTACAGCGATGAGTCTTACCGTGAGAAGCTGAAGAAGTCTCTTCAGGAAATGGAAAAAACTGAGCCAGAGACGCTGAATGCATTTATTGAACATCTGCATTACCAAGCGATCAACACTTCAGATGTAGACGACTACGCTCGTTTAGCACAACGTCTAGACAAGCTTGAGCAAGACTACCAATTCGAAAACCATAACACATTGTTCTACTTGGCAACCCCGCCAAGCCTATACGGTGTGATCCCAGCAAACCTTGCTGCGCATGGCCTGAACGATGAAAAGAACGGCTGGCGTCGTCTGATCATCGAGAAACCATTTGGTTACGATCTAGCATCAGCTCAAGCTCTGGATGAAGAGATCCATCATCACTTCCAAGAACACCAGATCTACCGTATCGACCATTACCTTGGTAAAGAAACGGTACAAAACCTTCTAGTGCTTCGTTTCTCAAACGCGATGTTTGAACCACTGTGGAACCGTAACTTTATTGAATACGTTGAAATCACAGGTGCTGAGTTCCTTGGCGTTGAAGAGCGTGGCGGATACTACGACGGTTCTGGCGCAGTTCGTGACATGTTCCAAAACCACTTGCTACAAGTATTAGCAATGGTTGGTATGGAGCCACCAGCTCAAATCAATGCGGATTCTATTCGTGACGAAGTGGTTAAAGTACTTCAGTGTCTGAAACCACTGGAAGAAGACGACCTGCGTAAAGATTTGGTTCTAGGTCAATACACAGCATCAGACGTTCGTGGTCAGCACTTGCCTGGTTACCGCGAAGAGCATGGTGTCGCAGACGACTCTCGTACTGAAACGTACATTGGTCTTAAAGCACATATCAACAACTGGCGTTGGAATGGGGTTCCTTTCTACGTACGTACGGGTAAACGCTTACCAACACGTGTGACCGAAATCGTGATTCACTTTAAGAACACGCCACACCCAGTATTTGGTCAAGATGCACCAGAGAACAAGCTGATTATCCGTATCCAACCGGATGAAGGTATTCAGATGAGCTTTGGTTTGAAAGAGCCGGGTGCAGGCTTCAAAGCAAAAGAAGTGAAAATGAACTTCTCTTACTCTGACTTGCCTGAAACTCAAATGCTGACGGCTTATGAGCGCCTTCTTCTTGATGCGCTGAACGGTGATGCGACTCTGTTTGCACGTACCGATGCAGTAGAAGCATGTTGGAAGTACGTTCAACCGATCTTAGATCTCAAACAAGACCCTCAAGCACTGTTTGGCTATGCTTGTGGTACTTGGGGCCCGCAAGAAGCCGATGAGCTTCTGCAGCGTGATGGCCGCGCATGGCGTTTCCCATGCAAAAACTTAACAGACACGGATTACTGCGAACTATGA
- a CDS encoding response regulator: MSAITRVMVIEDDIAIAELHHRYLEQMGGFDVVGIATTQSEALMQLDILKPDLVLLDVYLPDGCGLDILNHVRGSNQGCDVILITAARDVDTLQQAMRGGVVDYLLKPVMFPRLEAALKKYQSQLQEFESVSDLNQGLVDKMLQANAKADSGKVSTLPKGIDGVTLDKIRAIFQQADIADITADEAGERIGASRTTARRYLEFLITTGELVADLNYGSVGRPERCYNKARR; the protein is encoded by the coding sequence ATGAGCGCAATCACGAGAGTCATGGTCATTGAAGATGATATTGCGATTGCAGAGCTACACCATCGTTATTTAGAACAGATGGGTGGCTTTGATGTGGTGGGGATTGCGACCACGCAGTCTGAAGCGTTAATGCAATTAGACATATTAAAGCCTGACTTGGTTTTATTGGATGTGTATCTGCCGGATGGATGCGGGCTTGATATTTTGAACCACGTTCGTGGTAGTAATCAGGGTTGTGATGTGATTTTGATTACTGCTGCCCGAGACGTCGACACCTTGCAACAGGCAATGCGCGGTGGAGTCGTGGACTATCTGCTAAAACCTGTGATGTTTCCTCGCTTAGAAGCGGCGCTGAAAAAATATCAATCGCAGTTGCAAGAGTTTGAAAGTGTGTCTGATTTGAACCAAGGTTTGGTCGATAAGATGCTGCAAGCCAACGCGAAAGCGGACTCAGGAAAAGTGTCAACATTACCCAAAGGAATTGATGGCGTAACGCTTGATAAAATTAGAGCCATTTTTCAACAAGCCGATATTGCTGATATTACAGCAGATGAAGCAGGTGAACGTATTGGAGCAAGTCGAACCACCGCTCGACGCTATTTGGAATTTCTAATCACGACTGGCGAGTTAGTGGCTGACTTAAATTACGGGTCAGTAGGCCGCCCAGAACGCTGCTACAACAAAGCTAGAAGATAG
- a CDS encoding ATP-binding protein, translating into MKWSSISFRKRLLIIMTVTGLVELLILSAAGFYYIKQSQEQEMGLKALGVAEFLSESPLVTSIIQENGTMDPNGAPYVLSEETQVKFRNLTQLIGAAFIVVGDDKGIRLIHPYDDRLGKPMRGGDNQKALVLGESYVSTAKGSLGFSVRGKSAVKDPQGTVIGVVSVGYLLDSLQDRIEPYLAFLIVMALLVVAVNALISSYVSRRFQRAILGFEPEEIGRLYVELDVTMSTVKEGILSIDKHGILRSINKSACDILSIDRESALNQQRLSDVLAGSDLEQLLSTGETDHDVELYLNNKRIVANRSPIIVAGEVVGAVSSFRLRDEINDLTDQLSQTKEYADLLRSQTHEHQNKLNTISGLIQMGELDSVQQLIGQETAHYQSLIEFLRETVKDPLIAGMLLGKTERAREIGLELKVEEGSRLEALPSWLNADDVVTILGNLIDNAFDATMTAIKQEGQITPARRVIEVSISDFGNEIIVEVEDKGCGLPKDLATKALTEKGVSSKAKQNRGVGLYLIKQLADRYQGQIEMVDNHDFGTRMTVYLPKEAQ; encoded by the coding sequence ATGAAATGGAGTAGTATCAGCTTCCGTAAAAGGCTGCTGATTATCATGACGGTCACTGGTCTTGTTGAACTTTTGATACTTTCAGCGGCTGGGTTTTATTATATCAAACAATCTCAAGAACAAGAGATGGGTTTGAAAGCGTTAGGTGTTGCTGAATTTCTGTCTGAATCGCCACTTGTCACCAGCATTATTCAAGAAAATGGAACGATGGACCCTAATGGCGCTCCCTACGTTCTGTCTGAAGAAACTCAAGTTAAATTTCGAAACCTTACCCAGCTCATTGGCGCGGCGTTTATCGTTGTGGGAGATGATAAAGGTATCCGCCTGATTCACCCTTATGATGACCGGCTTGGTAAACCCATGCGCGGTGGTGATAACCAAAAAGCATTGGTGTTGGGTGAATCTTATGTGTCGACGGCCAAAGGATCACTTGGTTTTTCTGTCCGTGGGAAATCCGCGGTTAAAGACCCACAAGGCACTGTCATTGGCGTGGTGTCGGTTGGCTACTTGTTGGACTCGTTACAAGACAGAATTGAACCTTACTTAGCCTTTTTGATCGTCATGGCATTGCTGGTGGTTGCGGTCAACGCTTTGATTTCAAGCTATGTGTCTCGTCGCTTTCAACGCGCTATTTTAGGCTTTGAACCCGAAGAGATCGGCCGACTGTATGTCGAGCTAGATGTGACTATGAGTACCGTGAAAGAAGGTATTCTGAGCATCGATAAGCACGGAATTTTACGTTCTATTAATAAGAGTGCCTGCGATATTTTGTCTATCGATAGAGAGTCTGCACTCAACCAACAGCGCCTTTCAGATGTATTGGCCGGCAGTGATTTAGAGCAACTGTTATCCACTGGTGAAACCGACCACGACGTCGAGCTGTACCTGAACAATAAGCGAATCGTTGCCAACCGCAGCCCGATTATAGTGGCAGGTGAGGTGGTCGGGGCGGTATCCAGTTTCCGATTACGAGATGAAATCAACGATTTAACAGACCAACTCTCACAAACCAAAGAGTATGCAGATCTACTCCGTTCACAAACCCATGAGCATCAAAACAAGCTCAACACCATTAGTGGCTTGATCCAGATGGGCGAGTTGGATTCAGTACAACAGCTGATTGGCCAAGAAACAGCGCACTATCAAAGCTTGATCGAGTTCTTGCGTGAAACCGTTAAAGACCCGCTCATTGCAGGCATGCTCTTGGGGAAAACGGAGCGTGCAAGAGAAATAGGTTTAGAGCTCAAAGTCGAAGAAGGCTCAAGGCTTGAAGCATTGCCTAGCTGGCTGAACGCGGATGACGTTGTCACAATTCTTGGCAACCTGATTGATAACGCCTTTGATGCCACTATGACGGCTATTAAGCAAGAGGGTCAAATTACTCCAGCGCGTCGAGTTATTGAAGTTTCAATCAGTGATTTTGGTAATGAAATTATCGTAGAAGTAGAAGACAAAGGGTGTGGTTTGCCGAAAGACTTGGCGACGAAAGCACTCACCGAAAAAGGCGTATCAAGCAAAGCGAAACAGAATCGCGGCGTCGGTTTGTATTTGATAAAGCAACTGGCAGACCGATATCAAGGACAAATTGAAATGGTCGACAACCACGATTTTGGTACGCGAATGACGGTTTATCTGCCAAAAGAAGCACAATAA
- a CDS encoding TolC family protein, producing MQMTKPKFRYLAIASMLLGTMTSPGYAAPLTFSEAWQILQENNNSLAAQQANVERYQHLQNSTSSLNLPSITLGANYTHLDSDVTINGEQFTDSLSGVPNLGAVGGILQPILSGLGGVTSTITEQDIFSSSIRAVWPIFTGGRITAAQNAAEGKSEEAQSQLLMERQARYEDLSKYYFSVILAEDVVKTRQAVEAGLTQHRDFAIKLEQQGQIARVERLQADASLDKAVVERTKAQNDLKIAQLALTQILGQSQSVEPSEQLFINKNLPHMDVFIDQTLMTYPGLKILDAKEKQASSLIKAEKGKYYPEVYLYGDYSLYEDDSLASEMKPDWLVGIGVNVPLLDTSGRSDKVAAAHSAVSQVQFLKSQAKQDLTVLVQKTYLEANQAIEEVQGLNSSLALAQENLLLRKKAFTQGLSNSLEVVDAELYLASIKTQQSAARFKYLISLNKLLALTSEMNAYSSYLTSSVPSDFDSKTDTDSQSKG from the coding sequence ATGCAGATGACCAAACCAAAATTTCGATACCTTGCGATCGCCAGTATGCTTCTCGGCACCATGACTTCGCCAGGCTATGCTGCCCCGCTCACTTTTTCTGAAGCGTGGCAAATATTACAAGAAAACAACAACTCACTTGCGGCTCAACAAGCCAACGTTGAACGTTATCAACACCTTCAGAACTCAACGAGTAGCCTCAACTTGCCTTCTATCACCTTAGGGGCTAACTACACGCACCTTGATAGTGACGTGACGATTAATGGCGAACAGTTCACTGACAGCTTAAGTGGCGTGCCAAACTTAGGCGCAGTTGGAGGTATTCTTCAGCCTATATTAAGTGGGCTTGGCGGCGTTACCTCAACGATTACAGAACAAGACATCTTTAGCTCTTCTATTCGCGCGGTTTGGCCTATCTTCACAGGCGGGCGAATTACCGCGGCGCAAAATGCAGCTGAAGGTAAAAGCGAAGAAGCGCAAAGCCAGCTGTTGATGGAAAGACAAGCTCGCTACGAAGACTTAAGTAAATATTACTTCTCGGTGATCTTAGCGGAAGACGTCGTGAAAACACGTCAAGCCGTTGAAGCTGGCTTAACTCAGCATCGTGATTTCGCCATCAAGCTTGAACAACAAGGGCAAATCGCACGAGTAGAACGCTTGCAAGCGGATGCGTCACTAGACAAAGCGGTTGTCGAGCGAACTAAAGCTCAAAACGATCTTAAGATTGCTCAATTAGCGCTTACTCAAATCCTTGGTCAGAGCCAAAGTGTAGAACCCTCAGAGCAACTGTTTATCAATAAGAACCTGCCTCATATGGATGTGTTCATTGACCAAACACTCATGACCTATCCCGGCCTTAAGATTCTTGATGCAAAAGAGAAACAAGCAAGCAGCTTAATTAAGGCAGAGAAAGGTAAATACTATCCAGAAGTGTACCTTTACGGTGATTACAGCCTGTATGAAGATGACTCTCTCGCCAGCGAAATGAAACCCGATTGGTTAGTTGGCATTGGTGTGAATGTGCCGCTACTTGATACTTCTGGCCGTTCAGACAAAGTAGCCGCCGCTCACAGTGCTGTCTCACAGGTTCAATTCCTGAAGTCGCAAGCTAAGCAAGACTTAACCGTGTTGGTACAGAAGACTTACCTTGAAGCGAACCAAGCAATTGAGGAGGTTCAAGGCCTGAACTCAAGCTTGGCTTTGGCTCAAGAAAACCTATTACTCCGTAAAAAAGCCTTCACTCAAGGACTTTCGAACTCGCTAGAAGTGGTTGATGCAGAGCTCTACCTTGCGAGCATCAAAACCCAGCAATCTGCTGCGCGATTCAAATACCTAATCTCTCTGAACAAGCTATTAGCGCTAACCAGCGAAATGAATGCTTACTCGAGTTACTTAACCTCTTCTGTTCCGTCTGACTTCGACTCAAAAACAGACACCGATAGCCAGTCAAAAGGATAA